One stretch of Salvelinus namaycush isolate Seneca unplaced genomic scaffold, SaNama_1.0 Scaffold88, whole genome shotgun sequence DNA includes these proteins:
- the LOC120043218 gene encoding uncharacterized protein LOC120043218 isoform X2: protein MQHLKEKGPFLPTASLRLLVPPLRLVSAALWQVVQRRDIVDYGSVEEFVITVLDIVPDLMTYREKVQLIMGLRAQLVLKLLHSEHLADSDTIQSHLNRMKTCSITHRDNQVSVTQNT, encoded by the exons ATGCAACATCTCAAGGAAAAAG GTCCCTTTCTTCCCACAGCGTCTCTGCGTCTTTTGGTTCCTCCACTGCGGCTGGTGTCTGCAGCTCTATGGCAGGTTGTTCAGCGGAGAGACATCGTGGACTACGGCTCGGTGGAGGAGTTTGTCATCACTGTGTTGGACATAGTCCCGGATCTGATGACTTACAGAGAGAAAGTCCAACTCATCATGGGCCTGAGAGCACAG CTGGTTCTGAAGTTGTTGCACTCAGAACACCTAGCTGACTCTGACACCATCCAGTCACACCTGAATAGAATGAAGACCTGCAGCATCACTCATAGGGACAACCAGGTGAGTGTCACTCAGAACACCTAG
- the LOC120043218 gene encoding zinc finger protein 585B-like isoform X1 yields the protein MKTCSITHRDNQICDPEVEASESNFLKLIKTLLEDPVERERFFQNVFPEEFGPKYHSALQTLVWEFLSRLENLLPTPTLQQTASWFLPDPSVLEECGQSVRHPQPLRTLLQYHTNLSPVPHVEANDNHILSPSPRESFTDQADPEIQSEPLQTFMTIQSPASYYFESETPSLDYRESQQGMNLDRTANVDILPLNEEVECVNKETLDKESEMDQVFLHLRADSGPKIQPGAHRFEKEMQDISNVSTSCRLLKPTVLLHRLDITDMLSPVSEVFPTPSRERLQIDNVETQGQREGRVISQKSERNVDVEPSDSQPQYPLVPGLCHTKRSVDVEPSDSQPQYPLVPGPCHTKRSVDVEPSDSQPQYPLVPGPCHTKRSVDVEPSDSQPQYPLVPGPCHTKRNVDVEPSDSQPQYPLVPGPCHTKGQPKRSMRVKICSLCGKTFREAKDLTAHITSHTEQRPYQYTLCRRDVEHHEDLQKHRQNVCEVAIQPEEDNTSATSTEDCTEISQPHDTLPQRRHMKIQRGKPRQSSKVTKCSLCDKTFSKASHMGKHMRYTHGKLLCLNCGDVFENSTLKKHKKVCLKTKKRLSCSLCGDTFDLSEPNEREDVNPQQLPRKALPEASALLAAVENATEIPQPSNTTPQNPTTSNALPFQLANHYRKCLLCKEAFDNGEDLRRHLRFQHGVLPYLCFKCGESFQSTSDREKHSDECSGQNIPDSRKCPGCRTRTSQYRQQQEMTSQEVNLKRHQTAWPLHTGEKEMEIPQSSSTDVDFSNDSQQHQINQSVNQSNLLVRCFFDQRTALAVSRSGPRRANQCDERNIQTQQDFNEEVNPSQTLREVDPAGESTSQPSRGNGIETPHSTESHNPTTCHASPTLPPGVNLDSRTCHVCSKSFRRKQSLILHLRRHGEGAIKCPICSRCFGRNRDLKFHLANKSGCGPLRRNLTTVIVPTKDTSVFTCPECLQQFTSEKKLKSHMVCHTGDGFSCSFCGKMFAGHNQLKFHIRCHSYRPYLCDTCGKDFPSQSALESHERVHTDERAYSCTDCGKSFKRKGTLTQHRLIHTGERPFACTLCRVRFTTNKHLKLHMMCHTGERPFKCPVCGKGFRQKGDLRQHQPLCS from the exons ATGAAGACCTGCAGCATCACTCATAGGGACAACCAG ATTTGTGATCCTGAGGTGGAGGCATCAGAATCCAACTTCCTGAAGCTGATTAAAACGCTGCTGGAAGACCCAGTTGAGAGAGAACGCTTCTTTCAG AACGTTTTTCCAGAGGAATTCGGCCCAAAGTATCACTCCGCACTGCAGACTCTGGTGTGGGAGTTCCTCTCCAGACTGGAGAATCTGCTTCCAACACCGACCCTTCAACAG ACTGCATCTTGGTTTCTCCCTGACCCCTCTGTCCTGGAGGAGTGTGGGCAGTCTGTGCGTCACCCTCAACCTTTGAGGACCCTTCTCCAGTACCACACCAACCTTTCTCCAGTCCCACATGTTGAGGCCAATG ACAACCACATCCTGTCTCCATCTCCCCGAGAGTCATTCACTGACCAAGCTGACCCAGAGATCCAATCAGAACCCTTACAGACATTTATGACCATTCAAAGCCCTGCATCATATTACTTTGAGTCAGAAACACCTTCGCTGGATTACAGGGAGAGTCAACAAGGGATGAATTTAGACCGCACTGCAAATGTCGACATTCTGCCTTTGAATGAAGAGGTAGAGTGTGTAAACAAGGAAACTCTTGACAAAGAGAGTGAAATGGATCAAGTTTTTCTTCACCTTCGTGCTGACAGTGGGCCGAAAATCCAACCAGGAGCTCACCGCTTCGAAAAGGAAATGCAGGACATTTCTAATGTGTCTACGTCCTGTCGGCTCCTTAAGCCCACGGTGCTGCTGCACAGACTTGACATTACTGATATGCTGTCACCTGTGTCAGAGGTCTTTCCAACGCCGAGCAGAGAGAGGCTTCAGATTGACAATGTGGAAACccaaggacagagagaaggacgGGTCATATCACAAAAGAGCGAGAGGAATGTCGACGTAGAGCCCTCAGATAGCCAGCCTCAATATCCTCTGGTCCCTGGCCTATGCCATACTAAGAGGAGTGTCGACGTAGAGCCCTCAGATAGCCAGCCTCAATATCCTCTGGTCCCTGGCCCATGCCATACTAAGAGGAGTGTCGACGTAGAGCCCTCAGATAGCCAGCCTCAATATCCTCTGGTCCCTGGCCCATGCCATACTAAGAGGAGTGTCGACGTAGAGCCCTCAGATAGCCAGCCTCAATATCCTCTGGTCCCTGGCCCATGCCATACTAAGAGGAATGTCGACGTAGAGCCCTCAGATAGCCAGCCTCAATATCCTCTGGTCCCTGGCCCATGCCATACTAAGGGGCAGCCTAAAAGAAGCATGCGTGTCAAAATATGCTCCTTGTGTgggaaaactttcagggaagcAAAGGATTTGACAGCACACATAACATCTCACACTGAGCAGAGGCCTTACCAGTACACCCTGTGTAGACGAGACGTTGAACACCATGAGGACTTACAGAAACATCGTCAGAATGTGTGTGAGGTGGCAATTCAACCAGAAGAGGATAACACGTCTGCGACATCTACGGAGGATTGCACAGAGATATCCCAGCCCCACGACACTTTACCCCAGAGAAGGCACATGAAAATCCAACGTGGTAAACCAAGACAGTCTTCCAAAGTCACCAAATGCTCCCTGTGTGATAAGACCTTCAGTAAGGCATCACACATGGGGAAGCACATGAGATACACACATGGGAAGCTCCTGTGCCTcaactgtggggatgtttttgagAACTCCACTTTGAAGAAACATAAAAAAGTGTGTTTGAAGACAAAGAAacgtctctcttgctctctgtgcGGGGACACCTTTGATCTCTCTGAGCCAAACGAGCGTGAGGACGTGAACCCACAGCAACTTCCGAGGAAGGCTCTTCCAGAGGCCAGCGCTCTTTTAGCAGCAGTAGAAAATGCGACAGAGATACCTCAGCCCTCAAACACAACACCCCAAAACCCAACCACCTCCAATGCTCTGCCCTTTCAGCTAGCTAATCATTACAGAAAATGCCTTTTATGTAAAGAAGCTTTTGATAATGGAGAAGACCTGAGAAGACATCTGAGATTTCAACATGGTGTACTTCCTTACCTGTGCTTCAAATGTGGGGAGAGTTTCCAAAGCACATCTGATCGGGAGAAACACTCGGACGAGTGTTCCGGTCAAAACATTCCAGATTCCAGAAAGTGTCCCGGGTGCAGGACAAGGACTTCTCAATATAGGCAGCAGCAGGAAATGACAAGTCAGGAAGTGAACCTTAAAAGACACCAGACAGCCTGGCCACTACATACAGGGGAAAAGGAGATGGAGATCCCACAGTCCAGCAGCACAGACGTTGACTTCTCAAATGACTCTCAGCAACACCAGATAAaccaatcagtcaatcaatcaaactTATTGGTAAGGTGCTTTTTCGATCAGCGAACTGCTCTCGCAGTAAGTCGGTCTGGACCCCGAAGAGCCAACCAGTGTGATGAGAGGAACATTCAGACACAGCAAGACTTTAATGAGGAAGTCAATCCAAGCCAAACACTAAGGGAGGTTGACCCAGCAGGTGAAAGCACATCTCAGCCTTCAAGGGGGAACGGGATAGAGACTCCCCACAGTACTGAATCCCACAACCCAACAACCTGCCATGCTTCCCCCACTCTGCCCCCCGGTGTGAATTTAGATTCTAGAACATGTCACGTGTGCTCTAAGAGTTTTCGTAGGAAACAATCCCTGATTTTGCATCTGAGACGTCACGGTGAGGGGGCCATTAAGTGTCCCATATGTTCAAGGTGCTTTGGTCGCAACAGGGATTTAAAGTTTCACCTAGCCAACAAATCAGGTTGTGGGCCACTGCGCCGTAATCTTACCACCGTAATCGTTCCCACAAAAGACACGTCGGTCTTCACTTGCCCCGAATGTCTGCAACAGTTCACAAGCGAAAAGAAACTGAAATCCCACATGGTATGTCACACAGGAGATGGCTTCTCCTGTAGCTTTTGTGGCAAAATGTTTGCCGGACATAATCAATTAAAGTTTCATATTCGTTGTCATAGTTACAGGCCTTATCTGTGTGATACGTGTGGCAAGGATTTCCCATCTCAGAGTGCGTTGGAATCCCACGAGCGCGTGCACACAGACGAGCGGGCGTACTCTTGCACAGATTGCGGGAAAAGCTTTAAGCGGAAGGGAACCCTGACGCAACATCGACTGATTCATACGGGAGAGCGGCCGTTTGCCTGCACTCTTTGTCGAGTACGTTTTACCACCAATAAGCATCTGAAACTGCACATGATGTGTCACACGGGGGAGAGGCCTTTTAAATGTCCGGTTTGTGGGAAGGGCTTTAGACAGAAAGGCGATTTGAGGCAACATCAACCTTTGTGTTCCTAG